TTGGCGTTGCCGTAGATGTCCGCCTCGATCATGCCGTTGGAGGCGATCAGGCCCGTGCGGCGGATAACCTCCGGGTGGTTGGAGATGGACTGCGGGCGCAGGATGATGGACTCGCGGTAGCGAGCTGCCTCGTTGTTCATCTTCTCCGCGTACTCCGGGGAGAGGGAGAAGGAGGTCGCGGAAGCCACGGTCATCTTGCCGGCGTCGATGAGGTCCACCATGCCGTCCTGGATAACCTCGGTGTATGCCTGGATGTTCTCAAACTTGGAGTCCATCAGGCCAGCCATCACGGCGTTCGGGACGTTGCCCACGCCGGACTGCATAACGTACCCGTCGTAGGAGAGGCGGCCGAACTTGACCTCGTTCTCCAGGAAGTCGAGGAAGTTGCCGGCGATCTGCTCGGACACCTCGTCCGGAGCCTTGAACGGCGCGTTGCGGTCCGGATCATCGGTCTCGATGACGGCGACAACCTTCTCCGGGTCGATCTCGATGTAGGTGGTGCCGATGCGGTCGCCGGCCTTGGTGATCGGGATCGGGATGCGGTTCGGCAGCGCCGGCACGGTCCAAATGTCGTGCATGCCCTCAAGGTCCTCGGACTGCCAGGAGTTGACCTCGATGATGATCTTCTTCGCGGCGTTGAGGAACTCCACGGAGTTGCCGACGGAGGAGGACGGGACGATGTTGCCGTCCTCGGTGATGCGGACGGCCTCCACGATGGCCACGTCCAGGTCGCCGAAGAAGCCCTGCTCCACCATCATGCCGGAGTGGGAGAGGTGGATGTCCTGGAACTTCATCTCGCCCGCGTTGATCTTGTTGCGCATCATCGGGTCGGACTGGTACGGCATGCGGTAGCGCAGCGCGCCCGCCTCGGCGAGGACACCATCGCACTCGGGCGCGGTGGACGCGCCGGTGAACAGGTCGATCTTGTAGTCCTGGCCCTTCTCGTGCGCGGCCTTCGCCTTCTCGGCTCGCCTTCTCGGCGATTGCACCCGGCATGGCCTTGGGGTAGCCGGCGCCGGTGAAGCCGGAGATACCGACCTTGTCGCCGTGCTCGACGAACTCGGCGGCCTCAGCTGCGGACATCACCTTGTCGCGGAGCTCATGAAAATCCCTCTCTAGATAGACGAACGGGTGTGGGTAACACGTACCCACATATTGTGACCTATCTTGCATTGCGGGTTTAAAGCTAGCGTCGAAAAGCGTAGGCCCCACCCCCAAAAGTGTGATTGGACTGGGCGCGCGCGGCAAGGAAAGATAGTGCTCCATGACGGTTGCAACCCAGGCGCTACGCATCGGCGGGATCGAACTCGACTCGCCGGTCATCCTCGCGCCCATGGCGGGCGTGACCAACATGCCGTTCCGCGTGCTGTGCCGCGAGATTGAGCAAGAGCTCACCTGCACCGCGTCCGGACTGTACGTGTGCGAGATGATCACCGCGCGCGCGATGGTGGAGCGCAACGAGAAAACGCTGCACATGACCACCTTTGCCGACGTGGAGCGGCCGCGCTCCATGCAGCTCTACACAGTGGACCCGAAGTACACGTATGACGCAGTGCGGATGATCGTTGAGGAAGACATCGCCGACCACATCGACATGAACTTCGGCTGCCCCGTGCCCAAGGTCACCCGCCGCGGCGGCGGTTCCGCAATTCCGTACAAGCGCAGGCTCTACGGCAACATCGTCGGCGCCGCCGTGCGCGCGGCGGAGGGGTCGGGCATTCCGGTGACGGTGAAGTTCCGCATCGGGTTGGATGAAGAACACCACACGCACCTCGACGCGGGGCGCATCGCCGCTGAGCAGGGGGCGGCCGCCGTGGCGCTGCACGCGCGCACGGCCGACCAGCGCTATTCCGGCGTCGCGCACTGGGACGAGATCACCCGCCTTGTCCAGCACATGGACGGCACCGGCCTGCCCGTGATAGGCAACGGCGACATTTTCGCCGCGGACGACGCTGCACGCATGATGGCGCAAACCGGCTGCCACGGCGTCGAGGTGGGCCGCGGCTGCCTTGGCCGCCCGTGGCTGTTCGCCCAGCTCGGCGCGCAACTGCGCGGGGAGGAGGTGCCGGCCGAGCCTACGCTGGGCCAGGTCGCGCGCATCATCTACCGCCACGCGGAGCTTCTCTCGCTTCACGACGGCGAGTCCCACGCCTGCC
Above is a genomic segment from Corynebacterium sp. CNCTC7651 containing:
- the dusB gene encoding tRNA dihydrouridine synthase DusB, which encodes MTVATQALRIGGIELDSPVILAPMAGVTNMPFRVLCREIEQELTCTASGLYVCEMITARAMVERNEKTLHMTTFADVERPRSMQLYTVDPKYTYDAVRMIVEEDIADHIDMNFGCPVPKVTRRGGGSAIPYKRRLYGNIVGAAVRAAEGSGIPVTVKFRIGLDEEHHTHLDAGRIAAEQGAAAVALHARTADQRYSGVAHWDEITRLVQHMDGTGLPVIGNGDIFAADDAARMMAQTGCHGVEVGRGCLGRPWLFAQLGAQLRGEEVPAEPTLGQVARIIYRHAELLSLHDGESHACRDIRKHTGWYLRGFPVGGDFRRSLAKVSTLAELRGLLEQIWSDPELAEAVAEHADDARGRQGSPSKVALPEGWLDDPEDDTVPEGAEIENNGG